Part of the Paenibacillus sp. YPG26 genome, TCTACAAAGCCATGCCCTAAAGCTTCTTCCAGAATACGTGCAAAAATGGATTCAAAAATATCCGTGTCCTTAAACCTGCGAACATAGTTTTTACCAAAAGTGGTGAAGTGGGGAATGGGCTGGGTGAAGTCATAGCCGATGAACCAGCGGTAAGCTACGTTAGTTTCAATTTCCCGAATGGTTTGGCGCATGGAGCGAATGCCAAATAGATACTGGATAAGCACGATTTTAATCAGAACTACGGGATCGACACTCGGACGCCCCGTAACCGCACTGTATTTATCTTGAACCAGCTCGTATATAAAACTAAAATCGATCGCATTTTCTAACTTGCGAACCAAATGATCCTTAGGCACAAGGTCGTCTAGCGCATTCACAGAAATCTGAAAGCGACCTTCATAATTATTTTTACTAATCATCATTTACACCTCGAATCAACCTTTTCCTTGACTTATTCTACAAAAAAAGTCTGTAGACCTGCTCCTTTCGGAACTTTGTCTACAGACTGTAACCTCCCTAGGGAGGTTATTCTGTCATCCAACGTATTTAGTTACCTTGAATAACCTCAGTCCGTCCATCCTCGTACCCGATAACCGCTCTAGTTGCAATCCCGATGAACAGCCCGTGATCGACAATTCCGGTAATCCGCTTCAATTCCTCTGCAAGCTGCTGCGGAGACTCGATCCGCCCGAATGACGCATCAATAATGTAATTGCCATTATCCGTTACCACAATATCCTCGCCCTTCATCCGAATCTCAAAAGGTACAGGATAGCTCTCACGAAGAGTCTGCAGCGTCCACTCATAACAGAATGGCACAACTTCAATCGGCAGCTTGAACGCGCCCAGCTTATCCACTGCCTTACTGCCATCAGCAACCACGATGAACTGATCACTATGAAGAGCCACAAGCTTCTCGCGAAGAAGCGCGGCCCCGCCGCCTTTGATCAGATTCAGCTCTGGATCAAGCTCATCAGCGCCATCAATAGCAATATCAAGCTTATCCACTTCAGATGGGTTCAACAACGGAATATTATATTTAAGGGCAAGCTCTTCCGAAGCCTTCGAGGTCGCAATCGCTGTAATCCTGAGGCCTTCAGCTACTCTCTCCCCTAACTTCTCAATTGTAAAATAAGCAGTGGAGCCGGTTCCAAGCCCCACAGTCATGCCGTCTTTGACCCATTCGGCGGCCAGATATCCTGCCGCTTGTTTTCCATTCATGTGCTGTTCCTCCCGGTATGTATTGGCTTGCCTCTATCATACCAAATGTATGCAGGGGTTGGCACCCTTTTCGGGGCAATCAAAAAAAGCCTGCTTCCATGCAGGCTCCGCTCTGAACACGATCCACTCTGTCTATGGCTGATGGATGGCATGTCTTCTTGCAGAAGGTTCCCTCTCCGGCTCCTTGGAGGGTCTGATCGCCAGAAGAATCAGGATAACGGCGATCAAAGATACGGCGGCAATCACGATGAACATGGTCATATGCCTGGTCTGGATAAGCAGGGATACGACCGGAGGCCCTAAGGAGACGCCAATGAACCTCATGCTGCTGTATAAGGAGGTAATCGTGCCCCGTTGTTCTTTCTCAATGCCTTCGGTGATCAAGGTGTCTGTACAGGGTAGAACAATTCCTACACCGGCGCCGCAGACAATCAGACAAGAGATCACGAAATAGATGTTATTGAACATACTGATTCCGACTAGAGAGCCTGTGGATAACACCATGCCCACCACGCTTGCCCACTTCATCAGCACTTTGTTCTTTCCGATTTTCTTACCGGTAATATAAGAAGCGAGGCACAGGGCAGCCAAGGGAATGGCCAGCACCAGACCTTTCATAACCCCTTTCAGATGATGCTTGGTCTCAAGCTGCTCCGACAGGTAGAACAAGACGCCGAATAATAAAAACATGCAGATTCCGCCAATGGCGAAGATGGCGTACAGCCAGCGGCCTTTCTCCTTCAGAACATCCTTCACATCCCCGAGGAAGGCACGAAGTGAAGAATCCTTCTCTTTTCGCTTAGGCGACTTGACCAGAAATATGACGAGCAGCAGCGAGATCAGACAGAGTACTGGTATCGTCAGGAACGGGAGGTACCACAGCCATGCGCCGAGAGCGGCTCCCAGAATAGGACTGAGCACTTTGCCGAACGTATTGGAGGTCTCGATTAATCCCAGACTCTTGCTGACATCCTCTTCGTTCTCGAACATGTCTCCCACAAGGGGGATAACAATCGGGAAGGCTCCGGCAGCTCCAATCCCCTGCAGAAACCGTCCAGCGAGGATGATCCAGTATACCGAAATCCCTTCCCCGAACCAAGGCGCAACCCCGCACAATGCGCCTCCAAGCCCAGTAATAATAAGACTCGGGATAATCACAGTTTTGCGTCCGAACCTGTCCGAGAGGTAGCCGGCAATCGGGATAAGAATAATGGCTACAATAGCGTACACGGTA contains:
- the rpiA gene encoding ribose-5-phosphate isomerase RpiA gives rise to the protein MNGKQAAGYLAAEWVKDGMTVGLGTGSTAYFTIEKLGERVAEGLRITAIATSKASEELALKYNIPLLNPSEVDKLDIAIDGADELDPELNLIKGGGAALLREKLVALHSDQFIVVADGSKAVDKLGAFKLPIEVVPFCYEWTLQTLRESYPVPFEIRMKGEDIVVTDNGNYIIDASFGRIESPQQLAEELKRITGIVDHGLFIGIATRAVIGYEDGRTEVIQGN
- a CDS encoding MFS transporter; translated protein: MDGKKGDLIALASIPLIMTLGNSMLIPILPEIARKLKVGSFQVSMLITVYAIVAIILIPIAGYLSDRFGRKTVIIPSLIITGLGGALCGVAPWFGEGISVYWIILAGRFLQGIGAAGAFPIVIPLVGDMFENEEDVSKSLGLIETSNTFGKVLSPILGAALGAWLWYLPFLTIPVLCLISLLLVIFLVKSPKRKEKDSSLRAFLGDVKDVLKEKGRWLYAIFAIGGICMFLLFGVLFYLSEQLETKHHLKGVMKGLVLAIPLAALCLASYITGKKIGKNKVLMKWASVVGMVLSTGSLVGISMFNNIYFVISCLIVCGAGVGIVLPCTDTLITEGIEKEQRGTITSLYSSMRFIGVSLGPPVVSLLIQTRHMTMFIVIAAVSLIAVILILLAIRPSKEPEREPSARRHAIHQP